TGACTGTCATATCCTATACTCCAATGTACAAATGACCTGGCCTGGGCATGGCAACTTTTAACTACACAGGAACCAGTCATTCACTCTTTATTCTGCTGGGCATCCCTGGCCTGGAAGACCAACACACATGgatctctctccccttcttcatTTCCTACCTGGTTGCACTCTTTGGAAACAGCATTCTCATCCTTGTCATCATCACCGAACGCAGCCTCCATGAACCCATGTACCTCTTCCTCTGCATGCTGGCTGTGGCTGACCTCATCCTGTCTACTACCACTGTACCCAAGGCTCTGGCCATATTCTGGTTTCACGCTGGAGCGATTTCCCTTGATGGATGCGTCACTCAAATCTTCTTCATCCATGCCACCTTCATTGCCGAATCGGGGATTCTGTTGTCCATGGCGTtcgaccgctatgtggccatctgtgaCCCACTGCACGACAGCACAGTGCTTAGTCACATGGCGATCATTAGGATCGGCTTGGCTGTGGTCCTGAGAAGCTTCTGTGTGATTCTCCCAGATGTGTTCCTGGTGAAACGGCTGCCTTTCTGCCGCAGCAACGTGCTGCCGCACACCTACTGTGAGCACATGGCTGTTGCTAAATTTGCCTGCGCTGATATTCGTGTCAATGTTTGGTATGGCTTGTCTGTCCTCCTCTCCACTGTAGTGCTCGATGCCTTGCTCATCTTGGTCTCCTACAGTCTCATTCTTTACGCAGTCTTCCGCCTTCCCTCCAGAGGAGCCCGGCAGAAGGCGCTGGGCACATGTGGGTCCCACCTTGGTGTCATTTCCATGTTTTACCTGCCTGGCATTTTTACCATAATTACCCAGAGGTTTGGGCACCGCGTTCCTCTCCATACCCACATTCTGCTGGCCAACGTCTGCATGTTGGCCCCTCCCATGCTGAATCCCATCATCTATGGGATCAAAACCAGGCAGATTCGTGAGCGTGTGCTTAGTACTTTGGCTTCACAGTGGAAACTCTGCTAAGTTGGATGAATTAAGTGGCATATTTACCACACAGACCTTTACTATCTACTTTACAAAGACTGAAGAATGAATCAAGACTTCCATGGAGAGTGTACAAAGTGACTTGCCCTGACTTTCAAAGTCACTTTGTCATGTGATCAAAGAAGGATAGTGTTTAGGAAGCATGGACTTTTGGGTCAGGATTGAATTCTGACTTTGTGgatgatgataatggtggtggtggtggtggtgctgctgctgctgatagtGATATGTTGGACCTTGGGCAAATTACTCATTTTCACAGAAACTCTTCTTAGGATATGTTTGGGACATCTTTAAAAGAGGGATGCCCATACCAAAGTAACTAAAAGAACAAGACAATTTTACTTACAATGAATTTTACTAGTGCACCCGAATGAAAACATTCACATTGAATCTAGATTAATGTAATTGTGTACATATATTTAATTTCACTAGAAATGCATTTAATTTGGAAATTTTATGTAGTATGTAGTTTGATGCAATAGAAAGCCATTCTGTGGGGTTTGTATGTGCACACCCACTTATCTTAGTTGGGAAGATGACTCTATGAATATCTTGCATAGAAGAAAGCATCaggtttattattaatttttttgcaaAGTGATAGGTACATTcctcttatttattaattattgactTTGATATTAGAGGTCTTTGTAGATTGACTTAAGACCTGaattaaaacattgtaaacatTGCagcttaataaatgtttattgtaaAAGCATCACATTTTAGTTTGAATCAAATATGCAATCTCATTACAGtcttcatattttttattgttctctaaTTATATCTCTATCATTAGGCTGTGACATGACTGACCTATAAACATGATTTTTGTTACATATAATGCAGAATaaattgtaattatattttaaaatttcttccttttttctttagtatgCTTGAAATTTATATACATTACTTTTTTCTACTctcactttaaaattatttctttgagagtttcat
The nucleotide sequence above comes from Peromyscus maniculatus bairdii isolate BWxNUB_F1_BW_parent chromosome 1, HU_Pman_BW_mat_3.1, whole genome shotgun sequence. Encoded proteins:
- the LOC102922832 gene encoding olfactory receptor 52B4-like produces the protein MATFNYTGTSHSLFILLGIPGLEDQHTWISLPFFISYLVALFGNSILILVIITERSLHEPMYLFLCMLAVADLILSTTTVPKALAIFWFHAGAISLDGCVTQIFFIHATFIAESGILLSMAFDRYVAICDPLHDSTVLSHMAIIRIGLAVVLRSFCVILPDVFLVKRLPFCRSNVLPHTYCEHMAVAKFACADIRVNVWYGLSVLLSTVVLDALLILVSYSLILYAVFRLPSRGARQKALGTCGSHLGVISMFYLPGIFTIITQRFGHRVPLHTHILLANVCMLAPPMLNPIIYGIKTRQIRERVLSTLASQWKLC